A stretch of Geotrypetes seraphini chromosome 2, aGeoSer1.1, whole genome shotgun sequence DNA encodes these proteins:
- the LOC117355844 gene encoding LOW QUALITY PROTEIN: adenylyltransferase and sulfurtransferase MOCS3-like (The sequence of the model RefSeq protein was modified relative to this genomic sequence to represent the inferred CDS: inserted 2 bases in 1 codon), whose protein sequence is MEVEEAGPAKELSLLDAELPMECQESFPECDTNFPEAMQISNTDETLIIYNYRGSPCYQCLFPVPPPAETVTNCADSGVLGVVPEIMGCLQALEVLEMSLGIGTSFGQFMLMFDTLEGRFRNIRLWVKNQNCAVCGANPTIGVLQNYEAFCGSSASDKFRTIHIEGPILSKEERISTQEYKKILDEKVPHLPCSSKRITEVDICHLPDSGYIPLDKLEKKSXDCLNHLKRKVLEGKLKTDEEMSFPVYVICKLGNDSQKGVKILQDLSGKELGVLLAKDITGGLMAWSNKVDPTYSSCTNALSSEGLKDSNILLAFT, encoded by the exons ATGGAAGTGGAGGAGGCAGGACCAGCTAAGGAGCTGTCTTTGTTGGATGCTGAACTGCCCATGGAATGCCAAGAGAGTTTTCCTGAGTGTGATACTAActttcctgaggccatgcag ATTTCCAACACCGACGAAACACTTATTATATATAACTATCGGGGGAGTCCATGCTACCAATGCCTTTTTCCGGTGCCACCTCCAGCAGAAACTGTGACTAACTGTGCTGATAGTGGCGTGCTTGGTGTAGTACCTGAAATTATGGGATGCCTTCAGGCTTTGGAAGTGCTGGAGATGTCATTGGGAATAGGCACATCTTTTGGCCAGTTTATGCTCATGTTTGATACACTCGAAGGACGATTTCGCAACATCCGGTTATGGGTTAAAAACCAAAACTGTGCAGTCTGCGGAGCAAATCCCACAATCGGAGTCCTCCAGAATTATGAGGCATTCTGTGGTTCATCGGCATCAGATAAGTTCAGAACTatacatatagaggg ccccatactctcCAAAGAAGAAAGAATATCAACACAGGAAtacaaaaaaatattggatgaGAAAGTTcctcatttac cttgcagttctaagcggattacagaagTAGATATCTGCCACTTACCTGATTCAGGCTATATTCCTTTGGATAAATTAGAGAAAAAATC TGACTGCCTAAaccatttgaaaagaaaagtaCTTGAAGGAAAGTTGaaaacagatgaagaaatgtccTTCCCAGTATATGTTATCTGCAAGCTAGGAAATGACTCCCAGAAAGGTGTAAAAATTTTACAGGATTTATCTGGCAAAGAATTAGGTGTACTTTTAGCAAAGGACATCACAGGTGGACTAATGGCTTGGTCTAATAAAGTGGATCCCACTTATTCAAGTTGTACAAATGCACTATCCTCTGAAGGTCTTAAGGATTCCAATATATTACTTGCATTTACATGA